In Ferroplasma sp., a single window of DNA contains:
- a CDS encoding TrmB family transcriptional regulator yields the protein MTGEELFEKLSKFGLSPYEIKVYKTLLLNGPQTSTSIVSTAGVPQPRVYDLFNNLLTKGLIEISPGKKKIYRAVPVDVALTRIIGEMTSYRDELSEFIKSSEPETTKYNPYLWYMDNINLIREQMKNMVMNAQSEIIVSLRLPLLRYLDKYLLEAADRGLSVIITVFPDSDRYDISQLVTKAVIKRRPGISPEIMIMDRDEAIVYVDNISTKTKYAIDFQEQEMIHIINYYYYNVVWKPSIYISKFQIKDSWDFKTSWISCEAINVFMNNGYRLTGHVIGDTQNGEVDISGNIKGTDVIPGYKNSYLIETDERVFTVGGRLTRIEDIRMDLLELHAEKIQQ from the coding sequence ATGACCGGTGAAGAACTATTTGAAAAATTATCAAAGTTTGGATTATCACCCTACGAAATTAAAGTTTATAAAACATTGTTGTTGAACGGACCTCAAACGTCTACATCCATTGTGTCTACTGCTGGAGTTCCACAGCCCAGAGTTTATGATCTTTTCAACAATTTGCTCACAAAAGGGCTAATAGAAATTAGTCCAGGGAAGAAAAAGATATACCGTGCAGTGCCTGTTGATGTGGCCCTGACAAGGATAATAGGAGAGATGACATCATACAGGGATGAACTCTCAGAGTTTATCAAAAGTTCTGAACCAGAAACAACCAAATACAATCCTTACCTGTGGTATATGGACAATATTAACCTAATAAGAGAGCAAATGAAAAATATGGTTATGAATGCCCAATCAGAAATTATAGTGTCATTGCGCCTTCCGCTTCTACGGTACCTGGATAAATATCTTCTTGAGGCAGCTGATCGTGGGCTCTCTGTAATTATAACAGTATTTCCAGATTCTGACAGATATGATATTAGCCAGCTGGTCACAAAGGCAGTGATAAAGAGGAGGCCTGGCATTTCACCGGAGATTATGATAATGGACAGGGATGAGGCAATAGTATACGTTGATAATATAAGCACGAAAACCAAATATGCCATAGATTTCCAGGAACAGGAAATGATTCATATCATAAATTATTATTACTATAATGTGGTCTGGAAACCTTCCATATACATTTCTAAATTTCAGATTAAGGACTCATGGGACTTTAAGACCTCATGGATATCATGCGAGGCTATCAATGTGTTCATGAATAATGGATACCGCCTCACCGGGCATGTTATAGGAGACACACAGAATGGCGAGGTAGATATAAGCGGTAACATAAAGGGGACTGATGTCATTCCCGGATACAAAAACTCCTATCTTATAGAGACAGATGAAAGGGTTTTTACAGTTGGGGGAAGGCTTACCCGTAT